Proteins from one Congzhengia minquanensis genomic window:
- the era gene encoding GTPase Era, producing MAEFKSGFVSIIGRPNVGKSTLINRLVGEKIAIISSKPQTTRNNILGILTDEDKQIVFTDTPGIHEPTSMLAEMMVKSANNALVDTDAILLLVEPIANVGRTEEKIIERLKKQKTPVILVINKIDTVKKDVLLSVIAAYTSVFEFAAVVPISARKSDGVDAVKAEIEKFIKPGPQYFPEDMVTDQPQRQIAAEIIREKLLRSLNKEVPHGIAIEIFSFEESASKLTIEANIYCEKQSHKGIIIGKGGEMLKKIGTEARTELERMHVKKVFLSLWVKVNEDWRNKRGKIANFGFELQ from the coding sequence ATGGCAGAATTTAAATCCGGCTTTGTCAGTATAATCGGCAGGCCCAACGTGGGGAAATCCACCTTAATAAACCGCCTTGTGGGCGAAAAAATTGCAATTATCTCCAGCAAGCCCCAAACCACCAGAAACAACATTTTGGGAATTTTAACAGACGAAGACAAACAAATTGTGTTTACCGACACGCCGGGAATTCACGAACCTACCAGCATGTTGGCGGAGATGATGGTAAAATCCGCAAATAACGCCTTAGTTGACACCGACGCCATTTTGCTTTTGGTGGAACCAATTGCCAACGTGGGACGGACGGAGGAAAAAATCATTGAGCGTTTAAAAAAACAAAAAACGCCTGTGATTTTGGTGATTAATAAAATCGACACAGTGAAAAAAGACGTGTTGCTGTCTGTTATCGCGGCATATACCAGTGTGTTCGAGTTTGCCGCGGTAGTGCCCATTTCCGCAAGGAAATCCGACGGGGTAGACGCCGTGAAGGCAGAGATTGAAAAATTTATAAAACCCGGCCCCCAATATTTTCCCGAGGACATGGTGACCGACCAGCCCCAGCGCCAGATTGCCGCAGAAATCATTCGGGAAAAGCTGCTCAGGAGCCTGAATAAAGAGGTGCCCCATGGCATTGCAATTGAAATCTTTTCTTTTGAGGAGTCGGCCTCGAAGCTTACCATTGAGGCAAACATATACTGCGAAAAACAGTCCCACAAGGGAATTATCATCGGCAAGGGCGGCGAAATGCTGAAAAAAATCGGTACCGAGGCCCGCACTGAGCTTGAACGCATGCATGTTAAAAAGGTGTTTTTGTCCCTGTGGGTTAAGGTGAATGAAGACTGGCGGAACAAACGAGGCAAAATTGCAAACTTTGGGTTTGAATTACAATAA